A window of the Branchiibius hedensis genome harbors these coding sequences:
- a CDS encoding ABC transporter permease → MIENSRRLTRLAFHQEIRWLPISVVVFALTYVATLKQLSDLAGTVADRRDMQQSLAGNPALKLMLGPLDHIETVASTTSWRIGLFMLTAFGVLVAFTVNRHTRREEESGQLELAGSAAVGRLSPLVAAIAVAAALTLLTAVVTSVPFLGYGATGRQVLAQLAQYVGVGVAVTGVTLLVAQVATTARQVSSITSTLVLGGYLLRGAADTNDSVAWLRWTNPIGWVQTIDPYGDPSWWGLLWCVVAGLVSLGLAVVLRERRDLGSGVIAPRPGPASARGLRSVPAVLWQSQWRTFTGWSIGILVFALIVGSLVSSVADTSGMPPQFQEYLRKLGGAGALTGAFLAAMAAFFSAAIAFWLVSLVADLRRWETRGQLELALSTGRARRTWLLTVVVMGLLGTLVLLLVAAVGVAWLGRTHLTGTDVLRAMAVQAPAAWLIFSIALLLFAVRPAWTAAGWVVAALAFLVGELGVAFGLPGWALDLSPFTHTPKVPQVPITWTPLVVMTLIAAALITAAVVAFDRRDIPQ, encoded by the coding sequence GTGATCGAGAACTCCCGGCGGCTGACCCGCCTCGCCTTCCACCAGGAAATCCGTTGGCTGCCGATCTCCGTGGTGGTCTTCGCCCTGACCTACGTGGCGACGCTGAAGCAGCTGTCCGATCTCGCCGGGACCGTGGCCGACCGGCGGGACATGCAGCAATCGCTGGCCGGCAATCCGGCGCTGAAACTGATGCTCGGCCCGTTGGATCACATTGAGACAGTGGCCAGTACGACGTCCTGGCGGATCGGGCTCTTCATGCTCACCGCGTTCGGCGTGCTGGTCGCCTTCACCGTCAACCGGCACACCCGCCGCGAGGAGGAGTCGGGCCAGTTGGAGCTGGCCGGGTCGGCCGCGGTCGGCCGACTGTCGCCGTTGGTGGCTGCGATTGCTGTCGCCGCCGCGTTGACCCTCCTCACCGCCGTGGTGACCTCTGTGCCCTTCTTGGGGTACGGCGCGACCGGGCGTCAGGTGCTCGCGCAGCTGGCGCAGTACGTCGGTGTCGGAGTGGCCGTCACCGGTGTCACCCTGCTCGTGGCGCAAGTGGCGACGACCGCGCGGCAGGTGTCCTCCATCACCTCGACGCTGGTGCTGGGCGGTTACCTGTTGCGCGGCGCCGCCGACACCAACGACTCGGTCGCCTGGTTGCGCTGGACCAACCCGATCGGTTGGGTGCAAACCATCGACCCGTACGGCGATCCCTCCTGGTGGGGACTGCTCTGGTGCGTCGTGGCTGGGTTGGTGTCGTTGGGGCTGGCGGTCGTCCTGCGGGAGCGTCGCGATCTCGGCAGCGGAGTCATCGCACCGCGACCCGGCCCGGCGTCCGCCCGCGGACTGCGGTCGGTGCCAGCCGTGCTGTGGCAGTCGCAGTGGCGGACCTTCACCGGCTGGTCGATCGGCATCCTGGTCTTCGCGCTGATCGTCGGCTCGCTGGTGTCGTCGGTCGCGGACACCTCCGGGATGCCGCCGCAGTTCCAGGAGTATCTGCGCAAACTCGGCGGCGCCGGCGCGCTCACCGGCGCTTTCCTCGCGGCGATGGCCGCGTTCTTCAGCGCAGCGATCGCCTTCTGGTTGGTGTCGCTGGTCGCCGACCTGCGGCGTTGGGAGACCCGCGGTCAGTTGGAGCTCGCCCTGTCGACCGGGCGGGCTCGCCGGACCTGGTTATTGACGGTGGTGGTCATGGGGCTGCTGGGGACCCTCGTGCTGCTGCTGGTCGCGGCGGTGGGGGTGGCGTGGCTGGGCCGGACGCATTTGACCGGCACCGACGTCCTGCGCGCCATGGCGGTACAGGCACCGGCAGCGTGGCTGATCTTCTCGATTGCCTTGCTGCTCTTCGCAGTTCGGCCCGCGTGGACGGCGGCCGGTTGGGTGGTCGCCGCACTGGCCTTCCTGGTGGGCGAACTCGGAGTGGCGTTCGGTCTGCCGGGGTGGGCGTTGGACCTGTCCCCGTTCACCCACACCCCGAAGGTCCCTCAGGTGCCGATCACCTGGACGCCCTTGGTCGTGATGACCCTTATCGCAGCAGCACTGATTACCGCTGCGGTGGTGGCCTTCGACCGCCGTGACATCCCGCAGTAG
- a CDS encoding SRPBCC family protein, producing the protein MDLTHRFTVPTDIEQTWAHFQDIASVAECFPGATVTSVDGDSFAGSVKVKLGPIALVYNGSGTFVEKDDAAHRFVVDAKGKDKRGNGTAGAKVTLTMASGDGGATDVEVVTDLAITGKPAQFGRGVMQDVSDKLLGQFVACLEQRLSAESAPAEVVAEPAEVAAEPAESAASAAESSSAAGESELTSAVAAETPAQSVASSNGRAGFPTGSPATARPAAPVRPAVAESDDAIDVGTAVLPVLLKTYGKQIAGVAVAVAAVVWLIRRR; encoded by the coding sequence ATGGACCTCACCCACCGGTTCACTGTCCCGACCGACATCGAGCAGACGTGGGCGCACTTCCAGGACATCGCCTCGGTTGCCGAGTGCTTCCCGGGCGCCACCGTGACCTCGGTGGACGGTGACTCGTTCGCCGGCTCGGTCAAGGTCAAACTCGGCCCGATCGCCTTGGTCTACAACGGATCCGGGACCTTTGTGGAGAAGGACGACGCCGCGCACCGGTTCGTCGTCGACGCAAAGGGCAAGGACAAGCGGGGCAACGGCACCGCCGGGGCGAAGGTCACGTTGACGATGGCCTCCGGTGACGGCGGCGCGACCGATGTAGAGGTGGTCACCGACCTGGCGATCACCGGCAAGCCGGCCCAGTTCGGCCGCGGGGTGATGCAGGACGTGTCGGACAAGCTGCTCGGGCAGTTCGTTGCCTGTCTGGAGCAGCGACTGTCCGCCGAGTCAGCGCCGGCGGAGGTCGTCGCCGAGCCAGCCGAGGTCGCAGCTGAGCCAGCCGAGTCCGCAGCGAGTGCGGCGGAATCATCTTCTGCTGCAGGTGAATCCGAGCTCACCTCTGCTGTGGCCGCCGAAACCCCAGCGCAGTCAGTTGCCTCGAGCAACGGTCGGGCCGGATTCCCAACGGGGTCTCCAGCCACGGCGCGTCCGGCTGCTCCTGTGCGGCCGGCGGTGGCCGAGTCCGATGACGCCATCGATGTGGGCACGGCGGTGCTTCCGGTGCTGCTGAAGACCTACGGGAAGCAGATCGCGGGCGTCGCTGTCGCGGTCGCGGCTGTCGTCTGGCTGATCAGACGCCGCTGA
- a CDS encoding FAD binding domain-containing protein, with protein sequence MIPAPFDYVAPTSVEDALAALSEHGDDAKLIAGGQSLLPVLRMRLNAPEWIIDLGRIESLRGIREDGDAIVIGAMTPHSVVGSDPLVAQHAALISKAVEHLADAQVRHRGTFGGALAHADPAGDLGAPVTALGGQFVIQGPGGSRTVEADDFFVDLFETAIGEDEILTEVRIPKHTGWGAHYEKFVRVAHQWPIVAVAAAVRVDGGAIAEARVGLTNMGSTPIRARGVEEALVGVAATDEGVQAAAQRAVEGTNPPSDLNGDADYRRHLATVLTRRAVLAAAGA encoded by the coding sequence ATGATCCCGGCACCGTTCGACTACGTGGCACCGACGTCCGTCGAGGACGCCCTCGCGGCACTGAGCGAGCACGGTGACGACGCCAAACTGATCGCGGGCGGGCAGAGCCTGCTGCCCGTGCTGCGGATGCGCCTGAACGCACCGGAGTGGATCATCGACCTGGGCCGGATCGAGTCGCTGCGCGGCATCCGAGAGGACGGTGACGCCATCGTGATCGGCGCGATGACCCCGCACTCGGTGGTCGGTAGCGATCCGTTGGTGGCGCAGCACGCGGCGCTGATCAGCAAAGCGGTCGAGCATCTGGCCGACGCCCAGGTCCGACACCGTGGCACCTTCGGTGGGGCGCTCGCGCACGCCGATCCGGCCGGCGACCTGGGAGCCCCGGTCACCGCGCTGGGTGGCCAGTTCGTCATCCAGGGGCCGGGCGGCAGCCGAACGGTCGAGGCCGACGACTTCTTCGTCGACCTCTTCGAGACCGCGATCGGTGAGGACGAGATCCTCACGGAGGTGCGGATACCCAAGCACACCGGTTGGGGCGCGCATTACGAGAAGTTCGTGCGCGTGGCCCACCAGTGGCCGATCGTCGCGGTGGCTGCTGCGGTGCGGGTCGACGGCGGCGCGATCGCCGAGGCGCGGGTCGGGTTGACCAACATGGGTTCCACCCCGATCCGGGCGCGTGGTGTCGAGGAGGCCCTGGTTGGAGTAGCGGCCACCGACGAGGGTGTGCAGGCGGCCGCGCAACGGGCTGTCGAGGGCACGAATCCGCCGAGTGATCTGAACGGCGATGCCGACTATCGGCGGCATTTGGCGACGGTCTTGACGCGACGGGCCGTCCTGGCCGCGGCGGGAGCCTGA
- a CDS encoding xanthine dehydrogenase family protein molybdopterin-binding subunit has protein sequence MTVTDERPAETVDREIGKERRRKEDQRLITGRTRWTDNLVLPGMLHLAMVRSPYAHATITSVDTSAAAEAPNVVAVLSGKDFGEELGVCINAWPITPDQVTPVHSPMPADRVAFAGEIVAVVVARSAAEARDAAELVDVEYDELPAALDLKEAAADTTLAHPDLGTNKSALWVFDSAEAGTGSDVEEAIAAARADGVVIEREFRQQRLIPAFMEPRSVVVDPTGEQLTMWSATQIPHILRFALAATTGVPESKIRVIAPDVGGGFGGKLQATPEEWITWAVARRLGKPIKYTETRSESLVSSHHGRDQWQKLTLSATKDGTVTGLKVELLADLGAYVALVGGGVPVLGAFMFNAIYKFPAYHFACQTVLTNKTWTDAYRGAGRPEATFGIERMMDELAAELGVDPLEVREKNWIKHEEFPFTTVAGLEYDSGNYEAATAKATQMFEYDALRAEQKERRERGDRVQLGIGVSTFTEMCGLAPSRVLGSLDYGAGGWEYASVRMLATGKVEVTTGASAHGQGHETAFSQIVADRLGVAFEDVEILHGDTAVAHKGLDTYGSRSLAVGGEALVRAADKVIEKAKPVAAHLLEASVDDIEFNQGRFSVRGTDQGLAIGEVAGAVFAAHNLPDGMEPSLDSDATFDPTNFSFPHGTHLCAMEIDTETGALKMRKYVCVDDIGNIINPLIVAGQIHGGLVQGIAQALWEEAVYDDSGTLVSGSFVDYLLPTAADTISFDIDHTVSPATSVTLGVKGVGEAGTIASTPAVVNAVVDALRPYGVSDVQMPCTPERVWKAIQNGGGVHATQGAAMPHFEGDDAAGNQEVPGQSSTEGAGA, from the coding sequence ATGACCGTCACGGATGAGCGACCCGCTGAGACCGTCGACCGCGAGATCGGCAAGGAGCGCCGCCGCAAGGAGGATCAGCGGCTGATCACCGGTCGCACCCGGTGGACCGACAACCTGGTGCTGCCCGGCATGTTGCACCTGGCCATGGTGCGCAGTCCGTACGCGCACGCCACGATCACCAGCGTCGACACCTCGGCCGCTGCTGAAGCACCCAACGTGGTCGCGGTGCTCAGCGGCAAGGACTTCGGCGAGGAACTCGGGGTCTGCATCAACGCCTGGCCGATCACCCCGGATCAGGTGACCCCGGTGCACTCTCCGATGCCGGCCGACAGGGTCGCCTTCGCCGGCGAGATCGTCGCCGTGGTCGTGGCGCGCAGTGCGGCCGAAGCCCGCGACGCCGCTGAGTTGGTCGACGTGGAATACGACGAGCTACCAGCCGCGCTCGACCTCAAGGAGGCTGCGGCCGACACGACACTTGCCCACCCGGACCTCGGCACCAACAAGTCGGCCCTGTGGGTCTTCGACTCTGCGGAAGCGGGGACCGGCAGCGACGTCGAGGAAGCCATTGCCGCGGCCCGCGCCGACGGCGTCGTCATCGAACGCGAGTTCCGCCAGCAGCGGTTGATCCCGGCCTTCATGGAGCCGCGGTCGGTGGTGGTGGACCCGACCGGGGAGCAGCTGACGATGTGGTCGGCAACCCAGATCCCGCACATCCTGCGGTTCGCGCTGGCGGCCACGACCGGCGTACCCGAATCCAAGATCCGGGTCATCGCCCCGGACGTCGGCGGCGGTTTCGGCGGCAAGTTGCAGGCCACTCCGGAGGAATGGATCACCTGGGCGGTCGCGCGGCGGCTCGGCAAGCCGATCAAGTACACCGAGACCCGGTCGGAGTCGCTGGTCAGCAGCCACCACGGGCGGGACCAGTGGCAGAAGCTGACCCTGTCGGCGACCAAAGACGGCACGGTCACCGGTCTGAAGGTCGAGTTGCTCGCCGACCTGGGGGCGTACGTCGCGCTGGTCGGGGGCGGCGTACCTGTTCTGGGTGCGTTCATGTTCAACGCGATCTACAAGTTCCCGGCGTACCACTTCGCCTGCCAGACCGTGCTGACCAACAAGACCTGGACCGACGCCTACCGCGGCGCCGGACGACCAGAAGCCACCTTCGGCATCGAACGGATGATGGACGAACTCGCCGCCGAGCTCGGGGTCGACCCGTTGGAGGTCCGGGAAAAGAACTGGATCAAGCACGAGGAGTTCCCGTTCACCACGGTGGCCGGGCTCGAATACGACTCGGGCAACTACGAAGCCGCCACCGCCAAGGCGACGCAGATGTTCGAGTACGACGCCCTGCGCGCCGAGCAGAAGGAACGTCGCGAGCGCGGCGACCGGGTGCAACTGGGCATCGGGGTCTCGACCTTCACGGAGATGTGCGGCCTGGCGCCGTCCCGGGTGCTCGGCAGCCTGGACTACGGCGCCGGCGGTTGGGAGTACGCCTCGGTGCGGATGCTGGCCACCGGCAAGGTCGAGGTCACCACGGGTGCATCGGCCCACGGGCAGGGTCACGAAACCGCGTTCAGCCAGATCGTCGCCGACCGGCTCGGCGTGGCGTTCGAGGACGTCGAGATCCTGCACGGGGACACCGCCGTCGCGCACAAAGGTCTGGACACCTACGGCTCCCGCTCGTTGGCGGTGGGCGGTGAGGCGTTGGTCCGTGCGGCCGACAAGGTCATCGAGAAGGCGAAACCCGTTGCGGCACATCTGTTGGAGGCCTCGGTCGACGACATCGAGTTCAACCAGGGCCGGTTCTCCGTGCGCGGCACCGACCAGGGTCTGGCGATCGGAGAGGTCGCCGGAGCGGTCTTCGCAGCGCACAATCTGCCCGACGGGATGGAGCCGAGTCTGGACTCCGACGCGACCTTCGACCCGACCAACTTCTCCTTCCCGCACGGCACGCATCTGTGCGCGATGGAGATCGACACCGAGACCGGTGCGCTGAAGATGCGCAAGTACGTCTGCGTCGACGACATCGGCAACATCATCAACCCGCTGATCGTGGCCGGTCAGATCCACGGGGGTCTGGTGCAGGGCATCGCCCAGGCGTTGTGGGAGGAGGCGGTCTACGACGATTCCGGCACGCTGGTGTCCGGTTCGTTCGTCGACTATCTGCTGCCGACCGCCGCCGACACGATCAGCTTCGACATCGACCACACGGTGTCGCCGGCGACGTCAGTCACGTTGGGCGTCAAGGGTGTTGGGGAGGCCGGCACGATCGCTTCGACGCCCGCCGTGGTGAATGCCGTGGTCGATGCCCTGCGCCCGTACGGTGTCTCGGACGTGCAGATGCCCTGCACCCCCGAGCGGGTCTGGAAGGCGATCCAGAACGGTGGCGGTGTTCATGCGACCCAGGGCGCGGCCATGCCGCACTTCGAGGGCGATGATGCGGCCGGTAATCAGGAAGTCCCCGGTCAGAGCAGCACCGAAGGAGCAGGCGCATGA
- a CDS encoding (2Fe-2S)-binding protein — translation MTRISLTVDGAKVSDDVEPRTLLVHYLREKLGKTGTVIGCDTSNCGACTVHLNGTSVKSCNVLAVQADGAEVTTIEGLAKDGELHPVQAAFRECHGLQCGYCTPGMIMQSVALLQENPDPSEEEIRLGLEGNLCRCTGYHNIVRAVKEAAGAQS, via the coding sequence ATGACCCGGATCAGTCTGACCGTCGACGGGGCGAAGGTCTCCGACGACGTCGAACCCCGCACCCTGCTGGTGCACTACCTGCGCGAGAAGCTCGGCAAGACCGGCACGGTCATCGGGTGCGACACCAGCAACTGCGGCGCCTGCACCGTCCATCTGAACGGCACCAGCGTCAAGTCCTGCAACGTCCTGGCCGTGCAGGCCGACGGTGCTGAGGTCACGACCATCGAGGGCCTGGCGAAGGACGGCGAACTGCATCCGGTGCAGGCGGCGTTCCGCGAGTGCCACGGTCTGCAGTGCGGCTACTGCACGCCCGGCATGATCATGCAGAGTGTCGCTCTGCTGCAAGAGAATCCGGACCCCTCCGAGGAGGAAATCCGTCTCGGGCTGGAGGGCAACCTGTGCCGGTGCACGGGCTATCACAACATCGTGCGAGCAGTGAAGGAAGCAGCGGGGGCACAGTCATGA
- a CDS encoding helix-turn-helix domain-containing protein, with translation MRAWTAFVGEADDPVTTARPEIIDSWARSAASLTPDVREAPLADEAETAAYWNASPLQAAVERIQAELRRTAEDGDLVVAVTDPQTRILWTYGGRVMRRKAESVNFVAGARWDDQSAGTNALDLANRLAEPSMVFSAEHYASMVHNWVCWAAPVVDPFTGAQLGVIDLSTTWDRTHPIGLATARMMARLIEAALPKSRSHPGLVDLEEPTEPGLVMRLLGTVETWLDGQRLLLSRRQTEILALLALHPEGLSLEQLHALVYGDLAVTTSTLKAEVSHLRASLGGQLASRPYRLTTPVSTDVELVLGLVRRGRVAAAVEAYGGDLLPGTNSPALTELAEQLAVTVREALLADPDPDAVLRYAERSPYDTQVFEVCLSRLSPTHPAVPLLKGRLAAARQ, from the coding sequence GTGCGCGCATGGACCGCGTTCGTGGGGGAGGCCGACGATCCGGTCACGACCGCGCGACCGGAAATCATTGACAGCTGGGCCCGTTCGGCCGCGTCGCTCACTCCCGACGTGCGGGAGGCGCCGCTCGCCGACGAAGCGGAGACCGCGGCGTACTGGAATGCCTCTCCGCTGCAGGCGGCCGTCGAACGCATCCAGGCGGAGTTGCGGCGGACCGCGGAGGACGGGGACCTGGTCGTCGCGGTGACCGATCCGCAGACCCGGATCCTGTGGACCTACGGCGGCCGGGTCATGCGCCGCAAAGCCGAGAGCGTGAACTTCGTCGCCGGCGCGCGGTGGGACGACCAGTCGGCCGGCACCAACGCTTTGGATCTGGCCAACCGGTTGGCCGAGCCGTCCATGGTCTTCAGTGCCGAGCACTACGCCTCCATGGTGCACAACTGGGTGTGCTGGGCGGCGCCGGTGGTCGACCCGTTCACCGGCGCGCAACTGGGCGTCATCGACCTGTCGACGACCTGGGATCGCACCCACCCGATCGGTCTGGCGACCGCCCGGATGATGGCCCGGCTGATCGAGGCCGCCCTGCCCAAGTCGCGCTCGCACCCCGGCCTGGTCGACCTGGAGGAGCCCACCGAACCGGGTCTGGTCATGCGGCTGCTGGGCACCGTCGAGACGTGGCTGGACGGGCAGCGACTTCTGCTGAGCCGCCGCCAGACCGAGATCCTGGCGCTGCTGGCGCTGCACCCGGAGGGTCTGTCCCTGGAACAACTGCATGCGCTGGTGTACGGCGATCTGGCCGTGACCACCTCGACCCTCAAGGCCGAGGTGTCTCACCTGAGAGCCTCGCTCGGTGGTCAATTGGCCTCTCGGCCGTATCGCTTGACGACCCCGGTGTCGACCGACGTGGAACTCGTGCTGGGTCTGGTGCGCCGTGGCCGGGTCGCCGCCGCAGTCGAGGCGTATGGCGGTGACCTGCTGCCGGGCACCAACTCCCCGGCCCTGACCGAACTGGCCGAGCAGTTGGCGGTGACCGTCCGCGAAGCGCTCCTGGCCGACCCCGATCCGGACGCGGTGCTGCGCTACGCCGAGCGATCGCCGTACGACACCCAGGTGTTCGAGGTGTGCCTGTCCCGGCTGTCTCCCACCCACCCGGCTGTGCCCCTGCTCAAGGGGCGGTTGGCCGCTGCGAGGCAGTGA
- a CDS encoding XdhC family protein, whose product MRDVLPQLLDWWSAGESIGVGTVVATFRSAPRPPGASMLVGPDGSAVGSVSGGCVEGAVYELAQEVVTSGVPVLQRYGVSDDDAFAVGLTCGGILDVYVETINQETFPQLGDIAADIEAGRPVALGTVIEHPDPARVGRRLIIRPDAATVGSLGSSRADDAVHDDALGLLAAGANATLTYGPDGERRGEGMRVFIWSFAPRPRMLVFGAIDFAAAVAKVGSFLGYRVTVCDARPVFATRSRFPDADEVVVDWPHRYLAAEAAAGRIDPRTVMTVLTHDPKFDVPLLEVALRLPQVAYVGAMGSRRTHEDRLARLREAGLEDSEIARLSSPIGLDLGARTPEETAVSIAAEIIAGRWGGSGQPLATGHGRIHRAHPTGV is encoded by the coding sequence ATGCGTGACGTACTGCCGCAACTGCTGGACTGGTGGTCCGCCGGTGAGAGCATCGGGGTCGGCACCGTCGTGGCGACCTTCCGGTCCGCGCCGCGCCCACCGGGGGCCTCGATGCTGGTCGGGCCGGACGGCTCGGCGGTCGGCTCGGTGTCCGGGGGCTGCGTCGAAGGCGCGGTCTACGAACTGGCCCAGGAGGTGGTCACCTCCGGGGTGCCCGTCCTGCAGCGGTACGGCGTCTCCGACGATGACGCCTTCGCCGTCGGACTGACCTGCGGCGGGATCCTCGACGTCTACGTGGAGACGATCAACCAGGAGACGTTCCCGCAGCTGGGTGACATTGCCGCTGACATCGAAGCCGGTCGACCAGTGGCGTTGGGCACCGTGATCGAGCACCCCGACCCGGCCCGGGTGGGGCGCCGGCTGATCATCCGTCCCGACGCCGCGACCGTCGGAAGTCTGGGCTCGTCACGCGCCGACGACGCGGTGCACGACGACGCGCTCGGGCTGCTGGCAGCGGGTGCCAACGCCACCCTCACCTACGGGCCGGACGGCGAACGTCGCGGTGAGGGTATGCGGGTCTTCATCTGGTCCTTCGCGCCGCGCCCGCGGATGCTGGTCTTCGGGGCGATCGACTTCGCGGCAGCCGTCGCCAAGGTCGGCAGCTTCCTTGGCTACCGCGTCACCGTGTGCGACGCCCGGCCGGTCTTCGCGACCCGGTCCCGCTTCCCGGATGCCGATGAAGTGGTGGTCGACTGGCCGCACCGCTATCTGGCCGCCGAGGCCGCGGCCGGTCGGATCGACCCGCGCACCGTCATGACCGTGCTCACCCACGACCCGAAATTCGACGTCCCGCTACTGGAAGTGGCACTGCGCCTGCCCCAGGTCGCGTACGTCGGGGCGATGGGTTCGCGTCGCACCCACGAGGACCGCTTGGCGAGGTTGCGCGAGGCAGGGCTGGAGGACTCGGAGATCGCCCGGCTGTCCAGTCCGATCGGGCTCGATCTGGGGGCACGGACCCCCGAGGAAACCGCCGTCAGCATCGCCGCCGAGATCATCGCCGGGCGATGGGGCGGCTCGGGACAACCACTCGCCACCGGCCATGGCCGCATCCACCGGGCGCATCCCACCGGAGTGTGA
- a CDS encoding vWA domain-containing protein, translating to MRQGDEILLAFGRSLRAAGVAVTHDRQQQFLEAVAELGMDDQRCTYLAGRATLCSGPEDLERYDQVFTAFFGPDGLPRPRPAQRSGVTYATGLPDAEANGAGDAEGQDVVRAMASNAEVLRQRDVATLSAAERHRLAGMFATLHPRPPVRRSARQRPSVRGRVDAARTLRSSLRWMGEPAAVHWRRRSVRPRRVVLLIDVSGSMSGYADALLRLAHRLTQSLRVQGGTVETFTVGTRLTHLTRAMRVHDAERALVIAGEAVPDWSGGTRLGETLKVFGDRWGQRGLARGAVVVVFSDGWERGDPGLLGEQMARLSRIAHRVIWVNPHRGKAGYQPVQQGVVAALPHCDHFVAGHSLATFAEVTRVIADA from the coding sequence ATGCGCCAGGGCGATGAGATCTTGCTGGCCTTCGGGCGGTCGTTGCGCGCGGCCGGCGTCGCAGTCACGCACGACCGCCAGCAGCAGTTCCTCGAGGCGGTCGCCGAGCTGGGCATGGACGACCAGCGATGCACCTACCTGGCGGGCCGGGCCACGCTGTGCTCGGGGCCGGAGGACTTGGAGCGGTACGACCAGGTCTTCACCGCCTTCTTCGGCCCGGACGGTCTGCCCCGGCCACGTCCGGCGCAGCGCAGCGGGGTGACCTATGCGACGGGCCTTCCCGACGCCGAAGCCAATGGTGCGGGTGACGCCGAAGGGCAGGACGTCGTACGGGCCATGGCCAGTAACGCGGAGGTGCTTCGGCAACGCGACGTCGCCACCCTGTCGGCGGCCGAAAGGCACCGACTGGCAGGCATGTTCGCCACGTTGCACCCCCGGCCCCCGGTGCGGCGCAGCGCTCGACAACGCCCCTCGGTTCGCGGTCGCGTCGACGCGGCACGCACCCTGCGGTCGTCGTTGCGGTGGATGGGTGAGCCGGCAGCCGTCCACTGGCGGCGACGCAGCGTCCGCCCGCGCCGGGTGGTCCTGCTGATCGACGTGTCCGGTTCGATGAGCGGGTACGCCGATGCGCTGCTGCGGCTGGCCCACCGGCTGACGCAGTCGTTGCGAGTCCAGGGCGGCACGGTCGAGACCTTCACGGTCGGCACCCGGCTGACGCATCTGACCCGGGCGATGCGGGTGCACGACGCGGAGCGGGCGCTGGTGATCGCGGGGGAAGCGGTTCCCGACTGGTCCGGCGGCACGCGGCTGGGTGAGACGTTGAAGGTGTTCGGCGATCGATGGGGGCAGCGCGGCCTGGCGCGGGGCGCGGTCGTCGTGGTCTTCAGTGACGGCTGGGAACGCGGCGACCCGGGCCTGCTCGGTGAGCAGATGGCCCGGCTCTCCCGCATCGCGCACCGCGTGATCTGGGTGAACCCGCACCGGGGGAAGGCGGGCTACCAGCCGGTGCAACAAGGAGTGGTTGCCGCGCTGCCGCATTGCGACCATTTCGTGGCCGGGCATTCCCTGGCGACCTTCGCCGAGGTGACGCGGGTGATCGCTGATGCGTGA
- a CDS encoding AAA family ATPase — translation MQFDTPAQVADGLEQDGYLSDDALATATYLALRMQRPLLLEGEPGTGKTALAETLAGVLDVPLVRMQCYEGIDATQALYDWDFPRQILHLRALEAAGGADPEEAEKSLYDPRFLLARPVLQALQESPAVLLVDEIDRADDEFEAFLLEVLSTYQVTIPELGTIRAASPPVVVLTSNRTRELHDALKRRCLYHWIDHPGLEREVQIVRTRAPEVSEALARQVVAVTQQVRGRGDLLKPPGVAETIDWARALTYLGTTDIDLAAASATLGALVKYREDSEKVRHALDQLLRA, via the coding sequence ATGCAGTTCGACACCCCTGCCCAGGTGGCCGACGGTCTGGAGCAGGACGGGTACCTCAGCGACGATGCGCTGGCGACGGCGACCTATCTGGCGCTGCGGATGCAACGCCCGCTGCTGCTGGAGGGTGAGCCGGGCACCGGCAAGACCGCGCTGGCCGAGACGCTGGCGGGTGTGCTCGACGTACCGCTGGTGCGGATGCAGTGCTACGAGGGGATCGACGCCACCCAGGCGCTCTACGACTGGGACTTCCCGCGCCAGATCCTGCACCTGCGCGCTCTCGAAGCAGCCGGGGGAGCCGACCCCGAAGAGGCGGAGAAGAGCCTCTACGACCCGCGCTTCCTCCTCGCGCGCCCGGTGTTGCAGGCGCTGCAGGAGAGCCCCGCCGTGCTCCTGGTCGACGAAATCGACCGCGCCGACGATGAATTCGAGGCATTCCTGCTCGAAGTGTTGTCGACCTACCAGGTCACCATCCCGGAGTTGGGCACGATCCGCGCGGCGAGCCCGCCGGTCGTCGTACTCACCTCCAATCGCACCCGCGAACTGCACGACGCCCTCAAGCGCCGCTGCCTCTATCACTGGATCGATCACCCGGGGCTCGAGCGCGAGGTGCAGATCGTCCGGACCCGGGCGCCGGAGGTGTCCGAGGCGTTGGCGCGCCAGGTCGTTGCGGTCACCCAGCAGGTGCGCGGCCGCGGCGACCTGCTCAAACCCCCCGGGGTGGCCGAGACCATCGACTGGGCCAGGGCGCTGACCTATCTGGGTACGACGGACATCGACCTGGCAGCCGCGTCTGCCACTTTGGGGGCGCTGGTCAAATACCGCGAAGACTCCGAAAAGGTCCGCCACGCCCTCGATCAACTGTTGAGGGCGTGA